Proteins encoded by one window of Panicum virgatum strain AP13 chromosome 7N, P.virgatum_v5, whole genome shotgun sequence:
- the LOC120681992 gene encoding tyrosine-protein phosphatase At3g09960-like isoform X3 codes for MSSPSAPPRTVICVGDVHGYITKLESLWSNLQSALPADAFATALVIFLGDYNDRGPHTRRVLDFLLALPQRHPAQRHVFLCGNHDLAFAAFVGVLPPPPDGSPFSATWDEYLHNEEHEGWFRGPGYEGMHVQGRRWGGVIKDRWNPKKGLPYRGSIYDAQPTFESYGVAHGSPDLAMAVPEEHKRFLRDLVWIHEEDLTGKHTIIVSGHHGQLHINGLRFIIDEGGGYEDKPIAAIVFPSKTLIRSTEGTTSQD; via the exons ATGTCATCTCCCTCGGCCCCGCCACGCACGGTGATCTGCGTGGGCGACGTGCACGGCTACATCACGAAGCTGGAGAGCCTCTGGTCCAACCTCCAATCCGCGCTCCCCGCCGACGCCTTCGCCACCGCGCTGGTCATCTTCCTCGGCGACTACAACGACCGCGGCCCGCACACCCGCAGGGTCCTCGACTTCCTCCTCGCGCTCCCGCAGCGCCACCCCGCGCAGCGCCACGTCTTCCTCTGCGGCAACCACGACCTCGCCTTCGCCGCGTTCGTCGgggtgctgccgccgcctcccgacGGCTCCCCATTCTCGGCCACCTGGGACGAATACCTCCACAACGAGGAGCACGAGGGGTGGTTCCGCGGGCCGGGCTACGAGGGCATGCACGTGCAGGGGAGGCGGTGGGGCGGGGTCATCAAGGATAGGTGGAACCCGAAGAAGGGGCTGCCGTACAGGGGCTCCATCTACGACGCGCAGCCCACCTTCGAGTCCTACGGCGTCGCCCATGGTTCCCCTG ATCTTGCAATGGCTGTGCCGGAGGAGCATAAGAGGTTTCTGCGTGACTTGGTTTGGATCCATGAAGAG GATCTGACTGGGAAGCATACCATCATTGTCAGCGGTCACCATGGGCAGCTCCACATCAACGGCCTCCGATTCATCATCGATGAAGGCGGTGGGTATGAAGACAAACCTATAGCTGCTATCGTTTTTCCCTCAAAGACATTGATCAGAAGCACGGAGGGAACCACGTCACAGGATTGA
- the LOC120681992 gene encoding tyrosine-protein phosphatase RLPH2-like isoform X1 — MSSPSAPPRTVICVGDVHGYITKLESLWSNLQSALPADAFATALVIFLGDYNDRGPHTRRVLDFLLALPQRHPAQRHVFLCGNHDLAFAAFVGVLPPPPDGSPFSATWDEYLHNEEHEGWFRGPGYEGMHVQGRRWGGVIKDRWNPKKGLPYRGSIYDAQPTFESYGVAHGSPDLAMAVPEEHKRFLRDLVWIHEEEHVPIDMDEGQIICNLIAVHAGLEKSVDLNEQLRVLRTRDTRVPKVPMLSGRQDVWNTPKDLTGKHTIIVSGHHGQLHINGLRFIIDEGGGYEDKPIAAIVFPSKTLIRSTEGTTSQD; from the exons ATGTCATCTCCCTCGGCCCCGCCACGCACGGTGATCTGCGTGGGCGACGTGCACGGCTACATCACGAAGCTGGAGAGCCTCTGGTCCAACCTCCAATCCGCGCTCCCCGCCGACGCCTTCGCCACCGCGCTGGTCATCTTCCTCGGCGACTACAACGACCGCGGCCCGCACACCCGCAGGGTCCTCGACTTCCTCCTCGCGCTCCCGCAGCGCCACCCCGCGCAGCGCCACGTCTTCCTCTGCGGCAACCACGACCTCGCCTTCGCCGCGTTCGTCGgggtgctgccgccgcctcccgacGGCTCCCCATTCTCGGCCACCTGGGACGAATACCTCCACAACGAGGAGCACGAGGGGTGGTTCCGCGGGCCGGGCTACGAGGGCATGCACGTGCAGGGGAGGCGGTGGGGCGGGGTCATCAAGGATAGGTGGAACCCGAAGAAGGGGCTGCCGTACAGGGGCTCCATCTACGACGCGCAGCCCACCTTCGAGTCCTACGGCGTCGCCCATGGTTCCCCTG ATCTTGCAATGGCTGTGCCGGAGGAGCATAAGAGGTTTCTGCGTGACTTGGTTTGGATCCATGAAGAG GAACACGTGCCCATTGATATGGATGAAGGCCAAATCATTTGCAATCTAATTGCAGTTCATGCTGGCCTAGAGAAGTCCGTAGATTTGAATGAGCAGCTTAGAGTTCTAAGAACTAGAGACACAAGGGTGCCAAAGGTTCCAATGCTTAGCGGGAGGCAGGATGTTTGGAACACACCAAAG GATCTGACTGGGAAGCATACCATCATTGTCAGCGGTCACCATGGGCAGCTCCACATCAACGGCCTCCGATTCATCATCGATGAAGGCGGTGGGTATGAAGACAAACCTATAGCTGCTATCGTTTTTCCCTCAAAGACATTGATCAGAAGCACGGAGGGAACCACGTCACAGGATTGA
- the LOC120681992 gene encoding tyrosine-protein phosphatase RLPH2-like isoform X2, which yields MSSPSAPPRTVICVGDVHGYITKLESLWSNLQSALPADAFATALVIFLGDYNDRGPHTRRVLDFLLALPQRHPAQRHVFLCGNHDLAFAAFVGVLPPPPDGSPFSATWDEYLHNEEHEGWFRGPGYEGMHVQGRRWGGVIKDRWNPKKGLPYRGSIYDAQPTFESYGVAHGSPDLAMAVPEEHKRFLRDLVWIHEEEHVPIDMDEGQIICNLIAVHAGLEKSVDLNEQLRVLRTRDTRVPKVPMLSGRQDVWNTPKDFFHFH from the exons ATGTCATCTCCCTCGGCCCCGCCACGCACGGTGATCTGCGTGGGCGACGTGCACGGCTACATCACGAAGCTGGAGAGCCTCTGGTCCAACCTCCAATCCGCGCTCCCCGCCGACGCCTTCGCCACCGCGCTGGTCATCTTCCTCGGCGACTACAACGACCGCGGCCCGCACACCCGCAGGGTCCTCGACTTCCTCCTCGCGCTCCCGCAGCGCCACCCCGCGCAGCGCCACGTCTTCCTCTGCGGCAACCACGACCTCGCCTTCGCCGCGTTCGTCGgggtgctgccgccgcctcccgacGGCTCCCCATTCTCGGCCACCTGGGACGAATACCTCCACAACGAGGAGCACGAGGGGTGGTTCCGCGGGCCGGGCTACGAGGGCATGCACGTGCAGGGGAGGCGGTGGGGCGGGGTCATCAAGGATAGGTGGAACCCGAAGAAGGGGCTGCCGTACAGGGGCTCCATCTACGACGCGCAGCCCACCTTCGAGTCCTACGGCGTCGCCCATGGTTCCCCTG ATCTTGCAATGGCTGTGCCGGAGGAGCATAAGAGGTTTCTGCGTGACTTGGTTTGGATCCATGAAGAG GAACACGTGCCCATTGATATGGATGAAGGCCAAATCATTTGCAATCTAATTGCAGTTCATGCTGGCCTAGAGAAGTCCGTAGATTTGAATGAGCAGCTTAGAGTTCTAAGAACTAGAGACACAAGGGTGCCAAAGGTTCCAATGCTTAGCGGGAGGCAGGATGTTTGGAACACACCAAAG GACTTTTTTCATTTCCACTGA
- the LOC120681991 gene encoding histone deacetylase 9-like isoform X2, translating into MLEKDRISYFYDGDVGNVYFGPNHPMKPHRLFNLGEDCPVFDNLFEFCQIYAGGTLDAARRLNHKSCDIAINWAGGLHHAKKCEASGFCYINDLVLGILELLKYHARVLYIDIDVHHGDGVEEAFYFTDRVMTVSFHKYGDLFFPGTGDIKDIGEREGKYYAINIPLKDGIDDTSFTRLFKTIIAKVVETYLPGAIVLQCGADSLARDRLGCFNLSIEGHAECVKFVKKFNIPLLVTGGGGYTKENVARCWAVETGVLLDTELPNEIPNNDYIEYFAPDYTLKVANLNMDNLNSKTYLSSIKVQVMESLRSIQHAPGVQMQEVPPDFYIPDFDEDELDPDERVDQHTQDKQIHRDDEYYEGDNDNDHDDGTH; encoded by the exons ATGCTGGAGAAAGACCGGATATCCTACTTCTACGACG GAGATGTGGGCAATGTCTACTTTGGACCAAATCATCCCATGAAGCCACATCGTCTTT tcaatcttggagaagactGCCCAGTCTTTGATAATTTGTTTGAGTTCTGCCAAATCTATGCTGGAGGAACTTTAG ATGCTGCTCGCAGATTGAATCATAAATCGTGTGACATTGCCATTAATTGGGCCGGTGGGCTGCATCATGCGAAAAAGTGTGAGGCATCAGGCTTTTGCTACATTAATGATCTAGTTTTGGGAATTCTGGAGCTTCTTAAGTACCATGCTAGGGTTCTATATATTGACATTGATGTCCATCATGGAGATGGAGTTGAAGAAGCTTTTTATTTCACAGACAG GGTAATGACTGTGAGTTTCCACAAGTATGGTGACCTGTTCTTTCCTGGCACGGGTGATATTAAG GATATAGGAGAAAGGGAAGGAAAATATTATGCCATCAACATTCCACTTAAAGATGGGATAGATGACACCAGCTTTACTCGTCTTTTTAAAACA ATTATTGCCAAGGTTGTTGAGACATATCTGCCTGGTGCTATTGTTCTTCAATGTGGGGCTGATTCATTGGCAAGGGACCGTTTGGGCTGCTTCAATCTCTCCATTGAAG GCCATGCTGAATGTGTAAAGTTTGTCAAAAAATTCAATATTCCCCTTCTG GTAACAGGAGGTGGTGGATACACCAAGGAGAATGTAGCACGGTGTTGGGCTGTTGAAACTGGGGTCCTTTTAGACACAGAACTCCCAAATG AGATTCCAAACAATGACTACATTGAGTACTTCGCTCCAGATTATACACTGAAAGTTGCAAATTTGAACAtg GACAATTTGAATAGTAAGACCTATCTCAGTTCAATCAAAGTGCAAGTCATGGAGAGTTTGCGGTCCATACAGCATGCTCCTGGTGTTCAGATGCAAGAG GTTCCACCAGATTTTTATATCCCTGATTTTGACGAAGATGAGCTGGATCCTGATGAACGTGTTGACC AGCATACCCAAGACAAGCAGATTCACCGTGATGATGAGTATTATGAAGGCGACAACGACAACGATCATGACGATGGCACTCACTAA
- the LOC120681991 gene encoding histone deacetylase 9-like isoform X1, whose product MLEKDRISYFYDGDVGNVYFGPNHPMKPHRLCMTHHLVLSYGLHKKMEIYRPHKAYPIEFAQFHSADYVEFLHRITPDTQHLYASELTRFNLGEDCPVFDNLFEFCQIYAGGTLDAARRLNHKSCDIAINWAGGLHHAKKCEASGFCYINDLVLGILELLKYHARVLYIDIDVHHGDGVEEAFYFTDRVMTVSFHKYGDLFFPGTGDIKDIGEREGKYYAINIPLKDGIDDTSFTRLFKTIIAKVVETYLPGAIVLQCGADSLARDRLGCFNLSIEGHAECVKFVKKFNIPLLVTGGGGYTKENVARCWAVETGVLLDTELPNEIPNNDYIEYFAPDYTLKVANLNMDNLNSKTYLSSIKVQVMESLRSIQHAPGVQMQEVPPDFYIPDFDEDELDPDERVDQHTQDKQIHRDDEYYEGDNDNDHDDGTH is encoded by the exons ATGCTGGAGAAAGACCGGATATCCTACTTCTACGACG GAGATGTGGGCAATGTCTACTTTGGACCAAATCATCCCATGAAGCCACATCGTCTTTGTATGACACATCACCTTGTTCTTTCATATGGACTTCATAAAAAGATGGAGATATAT AGACCACACAAAGCATATCCAATAGAGTTTGCCCAGTTCCATTCTGCTGATTATGTCGAATTCTTGCACCGGATAACTCCTGACACTCAACACCTATATGCAAGTGAATTAACTAGAT tcaatcttggagaagactGCCCAGTCTTTGATAATTTGTTTGAGTTCTGCCAAATCTATGCTGGAGGAACTTTAG ATGCTGCTCGCAGATTGAATCATAAATCGTGTGACATTGCCATTAATTGGGCCGGTGGGCTGCATCATGCGAAAAAGTGTGAGGCATCAGGCTTTTGCTACATTAATGATCTAGTTTTGGGAATTCTGGAGCTTCTTAAGTACCATGCTAGGGTTCTATATATTGACATTGATGTCCATCATGGAGATGGAGTTGAAGAAGCTTTTTATTTCACAGACAG GGTAATGACTGTGAGTTTCCACAAGTATGGTGACCTGTTCTTTCCTGGCACGGGTGATATTAAG GATATAGGAGAAAGGGAAGGAAAATATTATGCCATCAACATTCCACTTAAAGATGGGATAGATGACACCAGCTTTACTCGTCTTTTTAAAACA ATTATTGCCAAGGTTGTTGAGACATATCTGCCTGGTGCTATTGTTCTTCAATGTGGGGCTGATTCATTGGCAAGGGACCGTTTGGGCTGCTTCAATCTCTCCATTGAAG GCCATGCTGAATGTGTAAAGTTTGTCAAAAAATTCAATATTCCCCTTCTG GTAACAGGAGGTGGTGGATACACCAAGGAGAATGTAGCACGGTGTTGGGCTGTTGAAACTGGGGTCCTTTTAGACACAGAACTCCCAAATG AGATTCCAAACAATGACTACATTGAGTACTTCGCTCCAGATTATACACTGAAAGTTGCAAATTTGAACAtg GACAATTTGAATAGTAAGACCTATCTCAGTTCAATCAAAGTGCAAGTCATGGAGAGTTTGCGGTCCATACAGCATGCTCCTGGTGTTCAGATGCAAGAG GTTCCACCAGATTTTTATATCCCTGATTTTGACGAAGATGAGCTGGATCCTGATGAACGTGTTGACC AGCATACCCAAGACAAGCAGATTCACCGTGATGATGAGTATTATGAAGGCGACAACGACAACGATCATGACGATGGCACTCACTAA
- the LOC120681991 gene encoding histone deacetylase 9-like isoform X3, which produces MYGCQGFSLLQTTLPDFANFTMKNMPFNLGEDCPVFDNLFEFCQIYAGGTLDAARRLNHKSCDIAINWAGGLHHAKKCEASGFCYINDLVLGILELLKYHARVLYIDIDVHHGDGVEEAFYFTDRVMTVSFHKYGDLFFPGTGDIKDIGEREGKYYAINIPLKDGIDDTSFTRLFKTIIAKVVETYLPGAIVLQCGADSLARDRLGCFNLSIEGHAECVKFVKKFNIPLLVTGGGGYTKENVARCWAVETGVLLDTELPNEIPNNDYIEYFAPDYTLKVANLNMDNLNSKTYLSSIKVQVMESLRSIQHAPGVQMQEVPPDFYIPDFDEDELDPDERVDQHTQDKQIHRDDEYYEGDNDNDHDDGTH; this is translated from the exons ATGTATGGATGCCAGGGGTTTTCTCTTCTTCAAACTACTCTACCAGACTTCGCTAATTTCACAATGAAAAACATGCCAT tcaatcttggagaagactGCCCAGTCTTTGATAATTTGTTTGAGTTCTGCCAAATCTATGCTGGAGGAACTTTAG ATGCTGCTCGCAGATTGAATCATAAATCGTGTGACATTGCCATTAATTGGGCCGGTGGGCTGCATCATGCGAAAAAGTGTGAGGCATCAGGCTTTTGCTACATTAATGATCTAGTTTTGGGAATTCTGGAGCTTCTTAAGTACCATGCTAGGGTTCTATATATTGACATTGATGTCCATCATGGAGATGGAGTTGAAGAAGCTTTTTATTTCACAGACAG GGTAATGACTGTGAGTTTCCACAAGTATGGTGACCTGTTCTTTCCTGGCACGGGTGATATTAAG GATATAGGAGAAAGGGAAGGAAAATATTATGCCATCAACATTCCACTTAAAGATGGGATAGATGACACCAGCTTTACTCGTCTTTTTAAAACA ATTATTGCCAAGGTTGTTGAGACATATCTGCCTGGTGCTATTGTTCTTCAATGTGGGGCTGATTCATTGGCAAGGGACCGTTTGGGCTGCTTCAATCTCTCCATTGAAG GCCATGCTGAATGTGTAAAGTTTGTCAAAAAATTCAATATTCCCCTTCTG GTAACAGGAGGTGGTGGATACACCAAGGAGAATGTAGCACGGTGTTGGGCTGTTGAAACTGGGGTCCTTTTAGACACAGAACTCCCAAATG AGATTCCAAACAATGACTACATTGAGTACTTCGCTCCAGATTATACACTGAAAGTTGCAAATTTGAACAtg GACAATTTGAATAGTAAGACCTATCTCAGTTCAATCAAAGTGCAAGTCATGGAGAGTTTGCGGTCCATACAGCATGCTCCTGGTGTTCAGATGCAAGAG GTTCCACCAGATTTTTATATCCCTGATTTTGACGAAGATGAGCTGGATCCTGATGAACGTGTTGACC AGCATACCCAAGACAAGCAGATTCACCGTGATGATGAGTATTATGAAGGCGACAACGACAACGATCATGACGATGGCACTCACTAA
- the LOC120681991 gene encoding histone deacetylase 9-like isoform X4 produces the protein MTVSFHKYGDLFFPGTGDIKDIGEREGKYYAINIPLKDGIDDTSFTRLFKTIIAKVVETYLPGAIVLQCGADSLARDRLGCFNLSIEGHAECVKFVKKFNIPLLVTGGGGYTKENVARCWAVETGVLLDTELPNEIPNNDYIEYFAPDYTLKVANLNMDNLNSKTYLSSIKVQVMESLRSIQHAPGVQMQEVPPDFYIPDFDEDELDPDERVDQHTQDKQIHRDDEYYEGDNDNDHDDGTH, from the exons ATGACTGTGAGTTTCCACAAGTATGGTGACCTGTTCTTTCCTGGCACGGGTGATATTAAG GATATAGGAGAAAGGGAAGGAAAATATTATGCCATCAACATTCCACTTAAAGATGGGATAGATGACACCAGCTTTACTCGTCTTTTTAAAACA ATTATTGCCAAGGTTGTTGAGACATATCTGCCTGGTGCTATTGTTCTTCAATGTGGGGCTGATTCATTGGCAAGGGACCGTTTGGGCTGCTTCAATCTCTCCATTGAAG GCCATGCTGAATGTGTAAAGTTTGTCAAAAAATTCAATATTCCCCTTCTG GTAACAGGAGGTGGTGGATACACCAAGGAGAATGTAGCACGGTGTTGGGCTGTTGAAACTGGGGTCCTTTTAGACACAGAACTCCCAAATG AGATTCCAAACAATGACTACATTGAGTACTTCGCTCCAGATTATACACTGAAAGTTGCAAATTTGAACAtg GACAATTTGAATAGTAAGACCTATCTCAGTTCAATCAAAGTGCAAGTCATGGAGAGTTTGCGGTCCATACAGCATGCTCCTGGTGTTCAGATGCAAGAG GTTCCACCAGATTTTTATATCCCTGATTTTGACGAAGATGAGCTGGATCCTGATGAACGTGTTGACC AGCATACCCAAGACAAGCAGATTCACCGTGATGATGAGTATTATGAAGGCGACAACGACAACGATCATGACGATGGCACTCACTAA